In bacterium, a single genomic region encodes these proteins:
- a CDS encoding DedA family protein produces the protein MLDLGLLVQTWGYPIVVVGTALQGDAALLICGFLAHQGHLNVFLVWLTGSLSATAGDVIYFYLGRRWGEKVLNKLPGMAKTSLAWARDVVDRHPSRVMIFMRYFFGVRMAMPIICGMSSIPFGRFVRYNIATAIVWAGIFVWVGYLFGLAAKKFVGQVEKFEIIFTIVLAVLGVAYGLIAKRVSKRYIPTDKDKTP, from the coding sequence GTGCTCGATCTCGGCCTGTTAGTTCAAACGTGGGGCTATCCCATCGTCGTCGTCGGCACCGCTTTGCAGGGTGATGCTGCGTTGCTGATCTGTGGGTTTCTGGCCCATCAGGGGCACCTGAATGTGTTTCTGGTGTGGCTGACCGGCTCGCTCAGTGCCACGGCGGGCGATGTCATCTACTTTTATCTGGGCCGTCGCTGGGGAGAGAAGGTGCTGAACAAATTGCCCGGCATGGCGAAGACGAGTCTGGCGTGGGCGCGCGATGTGGTGGACCGCCATCCCAGCCGCGTGATGATCTTTATGCGCTATTTTTTCGGCGTGCGCATGGCCATGCCCATCATCTGCGGCATGTCCTCTATTCCCTTTGGCCGTTTTGTCCGCTACAACATCGCCACGGCTATTGTCTGGGCCGGAATCTTTGTCTGGGTCGGCTATCTCTTCGGCCTTGCGGCCAAAAAGTTTGTTGGACAGGTGGAGAAGTTCGAAATCATCTTCACCATCGTTCTGGCCGTGTTGGGAGTAGCCTACGGCCTGATCGCCAAGCGCGTCAGCAAGCGTTACATTCCCACAGATAAGGACAAAACTCCGTAG
- a CDS encoding YCF48-related protein → MIRQLSLCLILCCALSATALAYDWNLQNPWPSSHNLLDVDFIDANTGWAVGYYGEILKTEDGGATWISQRLPEAMWWFDVKFFDAQNGWVFGEGASGYPPGNAMRTTDGGATWTSHGCDGYRINSASFVTPDTGWAVSASTVFHTEDGGENWVSQATGDWGAYIDVTFVDARRGWACGVSESDSQIVVYRTDDGGLNWSQTGLPAGPSVSPTIFFLDSVNGWVGGTGYRGGTPVTNLYKTTDGGLTWEPRALAHDYDIDQIRFVDPQNGWITGSSALLHTTDGGTTWTLQSTEFYNNTAIDAIDPNTAWHVGQWGQIRKTTNGGASWATLDRGPHCIFRSVSFVSETEGWTVGDGALVHTADAGEHWQDVTMNPQAYYAKVAFIDAAHGWLGGYNRMARTTDGGQSWQETETGWNQYITGILPISSSELWVCSDMWYSNPDGDSTAIRHSTDGGLNWEIKYSGFGSGVSDICMTSSLDGWAVGSSGLVMHTTNGGADWNRVQLGSDVFHYADVDFPDPRHGWIVGLTTNRDSVWLGRTSDGGETWERLSLAMFGYISDLRRVTFTDSLHGWVLGSGFHPPERVFTTDDGGETWAPMTFAVGEYVDDMCIVNNSLGYLVGQNGVIMRWGAPTVNAASSKEVVQSFDLQAYPNPFNSCTRITFDLRRNGPATLRVLNVLGQEVARLTDGMQPAGRHEVLWNAAAVSSGIYFAVLTSGPTQIVNKMVLMK, encoded by the coding sequence ATGATTCGGCAACTTAGCTTGTGCCTCATTTTGTGCTGTGCCTTAAGTGCGACGGCTCTGGCCTACGACTGGAACCTGCAGAACCCGTGGCCCTCATCCCACAATCTGCTCGATGTGGATTTCATCGACGCGAACACCGGTTGGGCCGTAGGCTACTACGGAGAAATCCTGAAGACCGAAGATGGCGGCGCGACGTGGATTTCCCAGCGCCTGCCCGAGGCGATGTGGTGGTTCGATGTGAAGTTCTTTGATGCACAGAATGGCTGGGTGTTCGGCGAAGGCGCCAGTGGCTATCCGCCCGGCAACGCTATGCGCACCACCGATGGCGGCGCGACCTGGACCAGCCATGGTTGTGACGGTTACCGTATCAATAGTGCCAGTTTCGTCACGCCGGATACCGGTTGGGCGGTCAGCGCCAGCACCGTCTTCCATACGGAGGATGGAGGCGAAAACTGGGTTTCTCAGGCAACAGGTGATTGGGGCGCGTATATCGACGTCACTTTCGTGGATGCCCGGCGTGGCTGGGCCTGCGGCGTCAGTGAATCCGATAGTCAGATCGTAGTCTACCGCACCGACGATGGCGGCCTCAACTGGAGCCAAACCGGATTACCCGCCGGACCTTCGGTTTCTCCCACCATCTTCTTCCTTGATTCGGTGAACGGTTGGGTCGGCGGTACCGGCTACCGGGGCGGCACCCCCGTCACCAACCTGTACAAGACTACGGACGGTGGCTTGACCTGGGAGCCGCGTGCACTTGCGCATGATTACGACATCGACCAGATTCGCTTCGTGGATCCTCAGAACGGCTGGATCACAGGCTCGAGCGCGCTGCTGCATACCACAGATGGAGGAACCACGTGGACGCTGCAGAGCACGGAGTTCTATAACAACACGGCGATCGACGCCATTGACCCGAACACCGCGTGGCATGTAGGGCAGTGGGGGCAAATCCGCAAGACCACTAACGGCGGCGCCTCGTGGGCCACGCTGGACCGCGGCCCCCATTGCATATTCCGCTCGGTGAGCTTTGTCAGCGAAACCGAGGGCTGGACCGTCGGCGACGGAGCGCTCGTCCACACCGCGGATGCCGGTGAACATTGGCAGGACGTGACGATGAATCCACAGGCCTATTACGCCAAGGTGGCTTTCATTGATGCGGCTCACGGCTGGCTGGGCGGTTACAACCGAATGGCCCGCACCACCGACGGCGGTCAATCTTGGCAGGAGACTGAGACCGGCTGGAACCAATATATTACCGGTATCCTGCCCATCAGCTCCTCGGAGTTGTGGGTGTGCAGTGATATGTGGTATTCCAATCCGGACGGCGACTCGACGGCCATTCGGCACAGCACCGACGGAGGCCTGAACTGGGAAATCAAATACAGCGGTTTTGGCTCGGGAGTCAGCGACATCTGCATGACCTCATCGTTGGATGGCTGGGCGGTCGGATCCTCCGGGTTGGTCATGCACACTACCAATGGCGGCGCCGACTGGAACCGGGTGCAACTCGGTTCCGACGTCTTCCACTATGCCGACGTTGACTTCCCCGATCCGCGCCACGGCTGGATTGTAGGTCTCACCACCAACCGTGATTCCGTGTGGCTCGGCCGCACGTCTGACGGGGGCGAAACATGGGAACGCCTGTCCTTGGCGATGTTCGGTTACATTAGCGATCTCCGCCGCGTGACCTTTACTGACTCGCTCCATGGCTGGGTGCTCGGATCAGGCTTTCACCCTCCGGAAAGAGTCTTTACCACCGACGATGGCGGTGAAACCTGGGCACCGATGACCTTTGCGGTTGGCGAGTACGTGGATGACATGTGCATCGTCAACAATTCACTCGGTTACCTTGTGGGACAGAACGGCGTGATCATGCGCTGGGGTGCGCCCACGGTGAATGCCGCCAGCTCGAAAGAGGTTGTGCAGAGTTTCGATCTGCAAGCCTATCCCAATCCCTTCAATTCCTGCACACGCATTACCTTTGATTTGCGGCGAAATGGTCCAGCTACATTGCGAGTCCTGAATGTTCTTGGTCAGGAAGTGGCTCGCCTCACCGACGGCATGCAACCTGCCGGACGCCACGAGGTCCTCTGGAACGCCGCCGCCGTTTCCTCCGGCATCTACTTTGCCGTTCTGACCTCCGGCCCGACCCAAATCGTAAATAAGATGGTGCTGATGAAATAG
- a CDS encoding sulfurtransferase TusA family protein: MMELLQADSVYDAAGLGCGELAMALMKAIKAIEPGQLLEFRADDTGAVVDIPAWCGMTGHKLVAGPAGIKSNSYFIRKKET, translated from the coding sequence ATGATGGAATTACTTCAAGCCGATTCTGTATATGATGCCGCCGGGTTGGGATGCGGCGAACTGGCGATGGCGCTGATGAAAGCGATCAAGGCGATTGAGCCGGGTCAGCTTCTGGAATTCCGCGCCGACGACACAGGCGCCGTCGTGGATATTCCCGCGTGGTGCGGAATGACGGGACATAAATTGGTTGCCGGGCCGGCCGGCATTAAGAGTAATAGTTACTTTATTCGAAAGAAGGAAACGTAA
- the lepB gene encoding signal peptidase I: MSQKEKKIAIAKVKWLRLCREWGKAALLAVVIVLPLRSSIADWYEVPTGSMKPTIMEGDRVFVNKLAYDLKVPFTTWHIATWGAPSRGDVVVLKSPTDGIRLVKRVIGIPGDVIAMQNDRLTVNGQPVDYAPIDESAFHKVMVNDADHYKFFAEALPGKDHTVMITPGTPAMRSFGAVQVPAGSYFVMGDNRDNSADSRYIGFISRDRIMGHALAVVMSFNYDNYHLPRLNRFLLPL, encoded by the coding sequence ATGTCTCAAAAAGAAAAGAAGATCGCCATCGCCAAGGTGAAATGGCTCCGGCTCTGCCGCGAATGGGGCAAGGCCGCACTTCTCGCGGTCGTCATTGTCCTGCCCCTTCGCTCGTCCATCGCCGACTGGTATGAGGTTCCCACCGGCTCAATGAAGCCTACCATCATGGAAGGGGACCGGGTATTCGTCAATAAGCTTGCCTATGACCTCAAGGTGCCTTTCACCACATGGCACATTGCCACGTGGGGCGCTCCGTCGCGCGGCGATGTGGTGGTGCTTAAGTCTCCCACCGATGGAATCCGGCTGGTCAAACGCGTGATCGGCATTCCGGGAGACGTCATTGCCATGCAGAATGACCGCCTCACGGTCAACGGGCAGCCTGTAGATTACGCGCCCATCGACGAGAGCGCCTTTCACAAGGTCATGGTGAACGATGCCGATCACTACAAGTTCTTTGCAGAGGCTCTGCCGGGTAAAGATCATACGGTAATGATTACTCCCGGCACTCCCGCCATGCGCTCTTTCGGGGCGGTGCAGGTTCCCGCGGGCAGTTATTTTGTAATGGGAGATAACCGTGACAACAGCGCGGATTCGCGCTACATCGGCTTCATCTCCCGTGACCGCATCATGGGACATGCGCTGGCGGTGGTGATGTCTTTCAACTATGACAACTACCACTTGCCCCGCCTGAACCGTTTCCTGCTTCCCTTGTAA
- a CDS encoding OsmC family protein — MLEQPPQITEDIPASAVCDGGNLDCGSGLLLVIRKAMDAVQPGGVLEIRSTETSVCEDLPAWCRMTRNPFLGWRKTEASNKFFVRRGDDAASEEKTEQAARDFAWQTRVRWSGGPTTKVYARNHAWEAGQPASFDVQDAAPSAVEYLLGAVGSCLTMGFQIHASRRGIVVEQIEMVLSGKIDNIFVFLGTETEGHSGFKEIHGTVYVQADAEENVLQEIWRHTVEVSPVLNSIGRGAAMDISMRVV, encoded by the coding sequence ATGCTTGAACAGCCTCCTCAGATTACGGAAGACATTCCGGCCAGCGCGGTATGCGACGGCGGCAATTTGGATTGCGGATCGGGATTGCTGCTGGTGATCCGCAAGGCGATGGATGCGGTACAACCGGGCGGCGTGCTGGAGATTCGCAGTACGGAGACCTCCGTGTGTGAGGATCTTCCCGCGTGGTGCCGGATGACGCGCAATCCGTTTTTGGGATGGCGCAAAACGGAGGCTTCCAACAAGTTCTTCGTGCGGCGCGGAGATGACGCGGCATCCGAAGAGAAGACGGAACAAGCCGCACGGGATTTTGCGTGGCAGACGCGGGTGCGATGGTCGGGCGGGCCGACAACGAAAGTGTATGCGCGCAATCATGCGTGGGAGGCTGGGCAGCCGGCGAGCTTTGACGTGCAGGATGCCGCTCCGAGCGCGGTGGAATATCTGCTGGGAGCGGTCGGCTCGTGCCTGACGATGGGTTTTCAGATCCATGCGTCGCGGCGCGGGATTGTTGTCGAGCAGATCGAGATGGTGCTCAGCGGAAAAATCGACAATATCTTCGTGTTCCTCGGCACGGAGACGGAAGGGCACAGCGGGTTCAAAGAGATTCACGGCACGGTGTATGTGCAGGCGGATGCGGAGGAGAACGTGCTACAGGAAATCTGGCGGCACACGGTGGAGGTTTCGCCTGTGTTGAATAGCATTGGACGCGGCGCGGCGATGGACATCAGCATGAGAGTGGTATGA
- a CDS encoding DsrE family protein: MAKLLISITNAKNDADRATVGFVVANASVASGVETVVFLSTEGVRLAQQGYADSIHEEGFAPLKELMDNYVGAGGTIWVCSPCFKKRGLNESKLTGNTAIVGGAKVVEFLVTGGSSITY; the protein is encoded by the coding sequence ATGGCGAAGTTGCTTATCAGTATTACCAATGCCAAGAATGACGCGGACCGGGCGACGGTGGGCTTTGTGGTGGCCAACGCTTCAGTGGCGTCGGGTGTGGAGACCGTGGTGTTTCTGAGCACAGAAGGCGTACGGCTCGCGCAGCAGGGATATGCCGACAGCATTCACGAGGAAGGCTTTGCGCCGCTGAAGGAATTGATGGATAATTATGTCGGAGCCGGCGGGACGATCTGGGTATGCTCGCCGTGCTTCAAGAAGCGCGGCCTGAATGAGAGCAAACTGACAGGCAACACGGCGATTGTGGGCGGGGCCAAGGTGGTGGAGTTTCTGGTGACGGGTGGAAGTTCGATTACATATTGA
- a CDS encoding fibronectin type III domain-containing protein translates to MKALGIVLLALLMSAILSAGFARPAVEHTVRGTVRLDDADPAATFSLMEHRMGAVRTTLSNYGVWGNPNATSGYHGWEWPINSGNNFLFSAGVWVGAEIGAGHRVSTTTDGDNGTEEFWPEHIGTHPPQNPSADWWVQSCCLTQYRGRLYERLDSIRAYEEFYAAFQDSISPVFVRSMDPDGHVPLSVHIAQRTHVWPGYIARDIIFVDYLIHNMGLDPLHHVYLALFADPDIGAAGETGDNASAHDGNFYDDTRLMAVQGKYNFWRGAPTPGLWAMKVTGAPVPLDQLRITFRNFARLTGGDPPVDEDKYSLMSSGNSSDTSSHVDDWRMLLCFGPAATNGFELAPDSTLYISVAFLSGANLDSLDVNAARAQALFDSGYNYHPPAPAENFHVVSSTSGTVTLAWSPPSIGTFIGYNLFGRDSAGAGQQEQFNTALITDTTFTVTGLQNGTDWLFQLETRDTSGQGSVYAEVLSRVGAALPVTGLSGHTEQGAVTLNWNPSSEPNVTGYRVTRTTRLTSGVVDTALFATTAPAYQDNTPRRGYDNIYRVQAVNDLGIYSFYSDSVDLVPWAPQSRILVMDETAPGTPAAGAIPADSATALYQRLMTAIGQPFDYCREPGCGTTDSLARYDLVIWCNENRATSSNDTREDALRRYVAAGGRLLRISREFCAGTLHLAEGINRATATWASLAPLQLDSVYASMYHVNRPGMQFSGATSAHSGFPSFALDTARVHFIRFGTNRYDYLPEVDLLWPTGNTSVLYRTVVLSTDSSGFSNQPCGVIGPGEIVLTFPLYFLHESDAQTILSACIDTLRSMNLDVPTPPPAPLPRSTVLHPSYPNPFNPVTTLRFDLSAMRHVRLAIYNMLGQQVAVLMDGMMPAGAHELTWNAGEYSSGLYFAVLEAGEVRQTQKLILLK, encoded by the coding sequence ATGAAGGCTCTCGGAATCGTCCTGCTTGCCCTGCTGATGAGCGCCATCCTGAGCGCTGGCTTTGCCCGCCCGGCTGTCGAACACACCGTTCGCGGCACGGTTCGCCTCGATGACGCCGATCCTGCCGCGACGTTCTCACTTATGGAGCATCGGATGGGCGCGGTTCGTACCACGCTTTCCAACTACGGCGTATGGGGCAACCCCAATGCCACTTCGGGCTATCACGGTTGGGAGTGGCCGATTAACAGCGGAAACAACTTTCTCTTTTCCGCCGGCGTGTGGGTCGGTGCGGAAATTGGTGCTGGCCACCGCGTGAGCACAACCACCGACGGTGACAATGGCACCGAGGAGTTCTGGCCCGAGCATATCGGCACGCACCCTCCACAAAATCCCAGTGCCGACTGGTGGGTGCAGTCCTGCTGTCTGACTCAGTATCGTGGCCGGCTCTATGAGCGCCTGGACTCGATCCGTGCTTACGAAGAGTTCTATGCGGCCTTTCAGGACAGCATTTCCCCTGTCTTTGTTCGCAGCATGGATCCCGACGGCCATGTGCCGCTCAGCGTGCACATCGCGCAGCGTACCCACGTCTGGCCGGGATACATCGCGCGGGACATCATCTTCGTGGATTACCTTATTCACAATATGGGACTCGATCCGCTGCATCACGTGTATCTCGCTCTGTTTGCCGATCCGGATATCGGCGCAGCAGGTGAGACCGGCGACAATGCCTCCGCCCATGACGGCAATTTCTATGATGACACCCGCCTGATGGCCGTGCAGGGCAAATACAATTTCTGGAGAGGCGCACCCACGCCCGGCCTATGGGCGATGAAGGTTACCGGCGCTCCGGTGCCGCTGGATCAGCTTCGCATCACGTTTCGCAACTTTGCCCGTCTAACCGGCGGTGATCCGCCTGTCGATGAGGACAAGTACAGCCTCATGTCCTCCGGAAACTCATCGGACACGTCGAGCCATGTGGACGATTGGCGGATGCTGCTCTGTTTCGGTCCCGCAGCCACCAATGGATTTGAGCTTGCGCCCGACAGCACGCTCTACATCAGCGTGGCCTTTCTCTCGGGTGCTAACCTGGACTCGCTGGATGTCAACGCGGCGCGCGCGCAGGCTCTCTTTGATTCCGGATACAACTACCATCCACCCGCACCCGCCGAGAACTTCCACGTCGTATCCAGTACGTCGGGAACAGTCACGCTCGCCTGGAGTCCGCCCAGCATCGGCACCTTCATCGGTTACAATCTCTTCGGACGTGATTCCGCCGGAGCAGGCCAGCAGGAACAATTCAACACCGCGCTGATCACCGACACCACCTTCACTGTCACCGGGCTGCAAAACGGCACGGACTGGCTCTTCCAACTGGAGACACGCGACACCAGCGGGCAGGGCAGCGTCTATGCCGAAGTGCTGAGCCGTGTGGGCGCCGCGCTTCCGGTGACCGGCCTCAGCGGACACACCGAGCAGGGCGCCGTTACACTGAATTGGAACCCAAGCTCCGAGCCGAATGTGACCGGCTACCGTGTCACTCGAACGACCCGCCTGACCTCGGGTGTCGTGGATACCGCGCTCTTTGCAACCACTGCCCCGGCCTATCAGGACAACACTCCCCGTCGCGGCTATGACAATATCTACCGTGTGCAGGCCGTCAACGACCTCGGAATCTACAGTTTCTACAGCGATTCGGTAGATCTGGTGCCGTGGGCTCCGCAGAGCCGCATTCTGGTGATGGATGAAACCGCGCCCGGCACACCGGCTGCGGGAGCCATTCCCGCCGACAGCGCCACCGCGCTTTATCAACGCCTGATGACGGCCATCGGCCAGCCCTTCGACTACTGCCGCGAACCGGGGTGCGGCACCACCGACTCGCTGGCGCGCTATGATCTGGTCATCTGGTGCAACGAGAACCGCGCCACGTCCAGCAATGACACGCGAGAGGATGCGCTGCGCCGCTATGTTGCCGCGGGCGGCAGACTGCTGCGCATTTCCCGGGAATTCTGCGCGGGAACCCTGCATCTGGCCGAAGGCATCAACCGCGCCACGGCGACGTGGGCATCGCTCGCTCCGCTGCAGCTCGATTCGGTTTACGCGTCGATGTATCATGTGAACCGGCCGGGCATGCAGTTCTCCGGCGCCACCTCAGCGCATTCCGGATTTCCGAGCTTCGCGCTGGACACGGCGCGGGTGCATTTCATCCGCTTCGGCACCAACCGCTATGACTATTTACCGGAGGTGGACCTGCTCTGGCCAACCGGCAACACGAGCGTGCTCTACCGCACCGTAGTGCTGTCCACCGACAGCTCCGGCTTTTCCAACCAGCCGTGTGGAGTGATCGGTCCCGGTGAGATCGTGCTCACTTTCCCGTTGTACTTCCTGCACGAGAGCGACGCGCAGACGATTCTGTCCGCCTGCATCGACACCCTGCGCTCGATGAATCTGGATGTACCAACACCGCCTCCTGCACCGCTTCCGCGCAGCACAGTGCTTCACCCGAGTTATCCCAATCCTTTCAATCCTGTCACCACGCTGCGATTCGATCTGTCGGCGATGAGGCATGTGCGGCTGGCCATCTACAATATGCTCGGGCAGCAGGTGGCTGTGCTGATGGACGGAATGATGCCGGCGGGAGCGCATGAGCTGACATGGAATGCCGGTGAGTATTCCTCCGGTCTTTACTTCGCGGTGCTCGAAGCCGGAGAAGTGCGTCAGACACAGAAGCTGATACTGTTGAAGTAG
- a CDS encoding cobalamin-independent methionine synthase II family protein produces MFPVTTVGSLPRSAAMLDLLRRKQRGKISAEEFQTGADAEVLRALRVQEEAGADLVTDGEQRRDNFYSFIADRTDGVTLYSLAELLDHVEDKAAFERILQALDVPAFAIRNPVVTGKIARRKTLAAEDVAFLKRHTQKPIKVALPGPYLLTRSMWVKSLTAEIYPTKESLGEDVVRLLREELLALREAGCAFVQFDEPVLSEVAFAGPHATHTFMCAALSEKASPESELNFAVELINEVVKGVDGIRTGLHVCRGNWSRKEDVLLAGAYDPLVPYFSRMNVDQFVLEYATDRAGSVDVLAALPEEKEIGLGVVNPRTSEIESVEFIVDKVRGLLKKRAAEKIFLNPDCGFGTFADRPVSTEEIAGQKLSAISAAAKVLRA; encoded by the coding sequence CTGTTTCCGGTAACCACAGTGGGAAGCCTGCCGCGCAGTGCGGCGATGCTCGATCTGTTGCGGCGGAAACAGCGCGGGAAAATCAGCGCGGAAGAGTTTCAGACAGGAGCGGATGCGGAGGTGCTGCGCGCACTGCGGGTGCAGGAAGAAGCAGGTGCGGATCTGGTGACGGACGGCGAGCAGCGGCGGGACAATTTCTATTCGTTTATCGCGGACCGCACGGATGGCGTGACCCTTTACAGTCTGGCGGAGTTGCTCGACCACGTGGAAGACAAGGCCGCCTTCGAGCGGATCTTGCAGGCGCTGGATGTACCGGCCTTCGCGATCCGCAATCCGGTGGTGACGGGAAAGATTGCGAGACGGAAGACGTTGGCCGCAGAGGATGTGGCTTTTTTGAAACGGCACACGCAGAAACCGATTAAGGTTGCGCTGCCCGGACCGTATCTGTTGACACGCTCGATGTGGGTGAAGAGTCTCACGGCGGAGATTTATCCTACCAAGGAGAGTCTCGGCGAAGATGTGGTGCGGCTGCTGCGTGAAGAGTTGCTGGCGCTGCGCGAAGCGGGCTGCGCCTTTGTGCAGTTCGATGAGCCGGTGCTGTCGGAAGTCGCGTTCGCCGGGCCACATGCGACGCATACGTTCATGTGCGCGGCACTGTCGGAGAAGGCAAGTCCCGAAAGCGAACTGAACTTTGCGGTGGAGCTGATTAACGAGGTGGTGAAGGGCGTGGACGGGATCCGCACGGGATTGCATGTCTGCCGGGGCAACTGGAGCCGCAAGGAAGATGTACTGCTGGCGGGAGCGTATGATCCACTGGTGCCGTATTTTTCGCGGATGAACGTCGACCAGTTTGTGCTGGAATATGCCACAGATCGTGCAGGAAGTGTGGACGTGCTGGCGGCGCTTCCCGAAGAGAAAGAGATTGGTTTAGGCGTGGTGAATCCGCGGACGTCGGAGATCGAGTCTGTGGAGTTCATTGTGGACAAGGTGCGCGGACTTTTGAAGAAGCGGGCGGCAGAGAAGATATTTTTGAATCCGGATTGCGGGTTCGGAACCTTTGCCGATCGGCCGGTGAGCACGGAAGAGATTGCGGGACAGAAGCTCTCGGCAATCAGTGCGGCGGCAAAGGTGCTGCGCGCATAA